Below is a window of Frigoribacterium sp. SL97 DNA.
TCGCACCTCGGACCCGTTCGCCCGCAGGGCGAAGAGCCCGTGGGCGCCGTCGATGCGCTCGAGCGAGAAGTCGGTGAGCGGCTCGAGACCGAACGGAGGCGCGACGAACGTCACGACGGAGCCCGCGACCTCGCGGGCGGCGTTCGCGCTCATCGGAGGAAGTCCATCAGCGTGGGCTGCAGCACCTTGGCGGTGACCGCGAGGGCCGCCTGGTACGAGGTGTTCTGCATCTGCAGGTCGAGCACGGCCTCGCCGAGATCGAGGTCCATGATGCCGGCGCGCTGCGCCTCCAGCGTGGTCTTGGTGTCCAAGAGGGTGTCCTCGGCTCTCAGGATCTGGGACTGTCGTGCCCCGATGTCGGACTGTACGCCGCGCACGGCCGTCAACCGGGCGTCGACCTCGGTGAGCCGCGTGCGGACGTTGACGCGGGCCCGCAGGTCGGTGGCGATGCGGTCGAGCATGCTGAAGACCGAGTCGGCGCCGGTGCCGAAGGCGGCGGCTCCGTCGGCGTCGACGCGCACGTCGGTCTCGACGCCGATCTGGCGGGTGACCGACGAGCCCGGGGTGCCGGTGTAGCTGAAGTCGGGGCGGAAGGCGACGCCCGCGTCCGACGTGCCGGCGAAGACGCTGCGGCCGTTGTACGAGGTGTTCGCCACGGCGAGCAGGTCGGCCTTGAGACCGTCGATCTCGGTCGCGATGGCGTCGAGGGCGGGTTGCGACAGCGCGCCGGTGTTGGCGCCCTGCACCGTGAGGTCGCGCACCTTCTTGAGCACGTCGTCGGTGGACGACAGCGCCGAGTCTGCCAGCGAGAGCCACCCGTTGCCGTCGCCGACGTTGCGGGAGAACTGCACGTTGGCCGCCTGCTCGGCCTTGACCCGCAGGGCGTCCGCCGTGCCGGCCGGATCGTCCGACGGCTTCGAGATGCGGTCGAGGCTCGCGGCCCGCTGCTGGGCCTGGTCGACCCGGTACGAGCTGGTCTGCAGGTTGCGCTGCGCGGTGAGCATGGCCATCTGGTTCGTGGTGCGGGTGATCATCGGTTACCTCCCGACCCGTCCCATGCCGTTGATCAACGTGTCGAGCATCTCGTCGATCGCGGTCATGACGCGGGCCGCGCCCTGGTAGGCGTGCTGATAGGTGAGCAGGTTGACGTTCTCCTCGTCGAGGCTGACCCCGGCGGTCGAGAGCTGGCGACCCTTGGCGGACGTCGCCGCGAGGTCGGTGAGGGTCGAGCGGTCGGCCTCGGTGCGGGCCGTGGCCCCGATCGTGCTGACGATCGAGCCCCAGGCGCGGTCGGGCGATCCGGTCGAGAGTCCGATCCGGCCGACGGCGCGGGCGATCGACCCGTCGAGGGCGCCTCCCGTGCCGTTGCCCGACGCGATGGTCGAGGCGCCGGTCGGCAGCACGGTGAGGCCGCGCGCCGCGGGCACCCCGGCGGTGAGGGCGAAGAAGTCGTGGCCCGTGGTGCCGTCGGCGGTCGTGCCGGTCGCGTGCACGGCGTTCACCTGGCTGGCGAGCTGGGTCGCGAGGGCGTCGTAGCTCGCGGCGGCCTCGGCCAGCACCCCGCCGGTGCCGCCGGGCGCGGCCGGGGCGAGCACCGACAGCGAACCGGCGATGCTGCCGCCGTCGAGCGAGATCGGGTCGCCGGCGCGGTGGGTCCACTCGAGCGAGACCCCCGAGGAGGCGGTGGCCAGCGTGTAGTCGCCGGTCACCCTCACCTGGCGGGCCGAGTCGCCCGACACGAGGGCGTTGCCGCCGACCAGGACGTCGACCGTGCCGTCCGCGTTGTCGCGCACCGTGCCTCCGGCGAGCGTCGCGATCTTCTCGGTCAGTGCCGAGCGGGCGTCCACCAGTTCGTTGGTGCTGACGCCCTGCTGGGTCGCGGTGCGGATGCGCACGTTGAGGTCGGCCACCTGGGTCGCGGCCGAGTTGAGTTGCGAGGCGAGGCCGTCGAGCTGCTGACGCTGCGAGGTCCACTGGTCGTCGACGGCCTTGTAGCCGGTCGAGAGGGTCTGGGCGATCGTGTTCGCCTGGCCGAGCAGGACGGCCGCGGGGGCCGCCGCCGAGGGGTCGTTCGACACGTCCTGCCAGGCGGACCAGAACTTCGTCAGCTGCGAGGCGATGCCGGTCGTGCTGGGCTCGTTCAGGGACGACTCCAGGGCGGCCGTGACCGACGCCCGCACGCCCTGGTAGCCGGCTGCCCCGGCGGCGCCGCGGACCTGGGCGTCGGCGAACCGGTCGCCGATGCGGGCGATGCCGTCGACCGACACGCCCTGTCCGGGCTGGACGCCGTTCGAGAACACGCCCACGCGGGCGGCCGCCTCGATCGAGGACTGCGTGACCCGTTGCCGCGTGTAGCCCTCGGTGTTGACGTTGGCGATGTTCTGGCCGACCACGTCGAGCCCGGTGCGGGCCGCGGTGAGCCCGCGGTAGGCGGTGGCCAGGCTGCCGAAGGTGCTCACCACGTCAGAGCCGCCCGTCGAAGAGGTGACCGCCGGAGGCGCTGGCCGAGCTCGCGTGACCGGTCTGGCCCGTCGCGTCGTACGTCGCGGTCGCGGGGCCCGTGGACGCGGTGGCCAGGGTCTCCTGCGTGGCGCGGGCGGCGGCCCGCAGGAAGCGTTCGTTCTCGTCGCGCAGCTGGGCGATGCGCCCGGTCAGCTCGGTCATGGCGCGGAGGTGGGCGGTGAAGATCTCGCCCCACGGGCCGGAGGGTGCCGCGGAGATGATCTCGCGCAGGGGGGCCTCCTCGTCGGTGCCCCACTCGCGGGCGACGGCCGACACCTCGACGCTGCGCTCGAGCCCCGCGGAACGGAGGCGACCGAGCACCTGCTCGACCTCGCGCGTGGCGTGGTCGACCCAGCGGCTGCGGCCCGCGGTGAGCAGCAGTTGCTCCTCCTCGAGCTTGAAGGTCAGCAGCTCGAGCAGCTCGCGCTCTCGCCAGAGCAGCGCGGAGAGTTCGTTCGCGCCCATGGGGGCCTCCTCGGTCGGTCGCATCGGGGTGTCGGGTTCGTCGTCCGTCGGCGAGGAGTGCCCGGCGTCCTCTGCACCGGTGACTATCGGCGGAGGCGCGGGGCCCGTTAGTCATCGGCCCGAACCCTGCACCTAGCCTTAAAGCATCGCTCGGAGGAAGGGGCGTTCCGACCCAGTACGGGGGTGAGGGCACGAGGTGTGTCCCCCGAAGAGATGACGGTCGTTCCCCCGCACTGGGGGCAGTCCCGGCCTGCCGCCGCCCCCCTCCGGCTCGGTAGCGTTGCAGAGCAGCGACGGGCCCCCGACGGGTCGGTCGCCACGCATCATCTGCGGTCCGGACGACGTCTCGTCCGGTGCACCGCGCCTCCTCGGCGAACCCTGTCGACGTGCCCTGATCAGAGGGCCGTTCGTCGCGCCCGGAGTCACGATCACCGGACCACGAGGTCCCCTATCGCACTGGGAGTCGCGATGAACCGCACCGAACGGAACGCCATGGTGGTGGAGAACCTGCCACTGGTCGGCTACCTCGTCTCGGAGGTGTGCGCCCGCGCCACCCACCTGTCGCGTGACGACCTCGCCTCGGTCGGTGCCGTCGCCCTCGTCCAGGCCGCCGACGCCTTCGACCCCACCCTCGGCATCCCGTTCGGCGCCTACGCCCGCACCCGCATCGTCGGCGCGTTCGCCGACGACATGCGCTCGGGGGACTGGGCCAGCCGCGGCACCCGCAAGCGCATCAAGGAGACCCTGGCCGTCCAGGAGGCGCTCACCGCGACCCTGGGACGCGCCCCGAGCGTCGACGAGATCGCCGGAGCCCTCGGCGTCG
It encodes the following:
- the flgK gene encoding flagellar hook-associated protein FlgK, with amino-acid sequence MVSTFGSLATAYRGLTAARTGLDVVGQNIANVNTEGYTRQRVTQSSIEAAARVGVFSNGVQPGQGVSVDGIARIGDRFADAQVRGAAGAAGYQGVRASVTAALESSLNEPSTTGIASQLTKFWSAWQDVSNDPSAAAPAAVLLGQANTIAQTLSTGYKAVDDQWTSQRQQLDGLASQLNSAATQVADLNVRIRTATQQGVSTNELVDARSALTEKIATLAGGTVRDNADGTVDVLVGGNALVSGDSARQVRVTGDYTLATASSGVSLEWTHRAGDPISLDGGSIAGSLSVLAPAAPGGTGGVLAEAAASYDALATQLASQVNAVHATGTTADGTTGHDFFALTAGVPAARGLTVLPTGASTIASGNGTGGALDGSIARAVGRIGLSTGSPDRAWGSIVSTIGATARTEADRSTLTDLAATSAKGRQLSTAGVSLDEENVNLLTYQHAYQGAARVMTAIDEMLDTLINGMGRVGR
- a CDS encoding flagellar protein FlgN; this encodes MGANELSALLWRERELLELLTFKLEEEQLLLTAGRSRWVDHATREVEQVLGRLRSAGLERSVEVSAVAREWGTDEEAPLREIISAAPSGPWGEIFTAHLRAMTELTGRIAQLRDENERFLRAAARATQETLATASTGPATATYDATGQTGHASSASASGGHLFDGRL
- the flgL gene encoding flagellar hook-associated protein FlgL; its protein translation is MITRTTNQMAMLTAQRNLQTSSYRVDQAQQRAASLDRISKPSDDPAGTADALRVKAEQAANVQFSRNVGDGNGWLSLADSALSSTDDVLKKVRDLTVQGANTGALSQPALDAIATEIDGLKADLLAVANTSYNGRSVFAGTSDAGVAFRPDFSYTGTPGSSVTRQIGVETDVRVDADGAAAFGTGADSVFSMLDRIATDLRARVNVRTRLTEVDARLTAVRGVQSDIGARQSQILRAEDTLLDTKTTLEAQRAGIMDLDLGEAVLDLQMQNTSYQAALAVTAKVLQPTLMDFLR